From the genome of Ziziphus jujuba cultivar Dongzao chromosome 6, ASM3175591v1, one region includes:
- the LOC125420364 gene encoding TMV resistance protein N-like: MASSSSSFSLSSPISPQQKYEIQEKYDVFLSFRGKDTRYKFVSHLYAALFAKYISTFKDDHELQVDDEISPTLNQAVQNSKIGVIIFSKDYASSTWCLNELVEILECKKRNKMSVVIPIFYEIDPSDVQKQKGSYEVAFAKLGERFKDRMEKVHQWKAALTEASNLIGLNSTKSR, translated from the coding sequence atggcttcttcttcttcttctttttctctttcttcgcCAATCTCTCCTCAACAAAAGTATgagattcaagaaaaatatgatgTGTTTCTCAGTTTCAGAGGTAAAGACACCCGCTATAAATTTGTTAGCCATCTTTATGCTGCTTTATTTGCAAAGTATATCTCAACTTTCAAGGATGATCATGAACTTCAGGTCGATGATGAAATTTCCCCCACACTTAACCAAGCTGTCCAGAATTCCAAAATTGGGGTTATCATTTTCTCGAAAGATTATGCTTCATCTACGTGGTGTTTGAATGAACTGGTGGAAATTCTTGAATGCAAGAAAAGGAATAAGATGAGTGTTGTCATTCCAATCTTTTATGAGATAGATCCATCGGATGTACAAAAACAGAAGGGGAGCTATGAAGTTGCATTTGCTAAACTTGGAGAACGTTTCAAAGATAGAATGGAGAAGGTGCATCAATGGAAGGCTGCATTGACAGAAGCGTCTAATCTAATTGGATTGAATTCGACGAAATCcaggtaa